From Bradyrhizobium sp. 4:
CTCAAGCTGATTGATCAAGTTCTTGCACAACGGCCGGCGACCGCAAACGCGCACGCAGCCAAGGGCAACATTTTGAACTATGGAAATCCCGAGGCAGCTTTACCTGAATACGACGCAGCGCTGGAAATTGATCCTAATTCGCCCGTAGCGTACGCATCCAAGGGAATTGTACTTATTACGGCAGGACGTGCGCGCGAAGCGTTTCCCC
This genomic window contains:
- a CDS encoding tetratricopeptide repeat protein, with the translated sequence MIEDKRTALKLIDQVLAQRPATANAHAAKGNILNYGNPEAALPEYDAALEIDPNSPVAYASKGIVLITAGRAREAFPPIQIALLLSPKDPAAGTWRFFLCHAHVHLRQYTEGIGECKRSINLNKLDWFP